A single window of Deltaproteobacteria bacterium DNA harbors:
- a CDS encoding carboxymuconolactone decarboxylase family protein — protein MRLEPIEKPPSLLGKLLDSAIRRMLGRSITPSQVVYNRVPAAWRISLAFQLFERFGSKLPGELRLLATTRVAQLNGCAFCQDIKRAYAIREHLGIAKFDALHEWRASHAFTTRERAALAFVEEATLAKKVSDATFAETRAHFDEREIAELVLLNAIENFYNGMNLALGIEESDGLEAIARRAA, from the coding sequence ATGCGCCTAGAACCGATCGAGAAGCCGCCGAGCCTGTTGGGCAAGCTGCTCGACTCCGCGATCCGCCGCATGCTCGGCCGCTCGATCACGCCCTCACAGGTCGTCTACAACCGCGTGCCCGCCGCCTGGCGCATCTCACTCGCGTTCCAGCTCTTCGAGCGCTTCGGCTCGAAGCTCCCCGGTGAGCTGCGCCTGCTGGCGACCACGCGCGTCGCGCAGCTGAACGGCTGCGCGTTCTGCCAAGACATCAAGCGCGCCTACGCCATCCGCGAGCACCTCGGCATCGCGAAGTTCGACGCGCTCCACGAGTGGCGCGCGAGCCACGCGTTCACCACTCGCGAGCGTGCCGCCCTCGCGTTCGTGGAAGAAGCGACGCTCGCCAAGAAAGTGAGTGACGCGACCTTCGCCGAAACGCGCGCTCACTTCGACGAACGCGAGATCGCGGAGCTCGTGCTGCTGAACGCGATCGAGAACTTCTACAACGGGATGAATCTGGCGCTGGGGATCGAGGAGAGCGATGGGCTCGAGGCGATCGCGCGAAGAGCGGCGTAG